One window of the Sulfurovum sp. UBA12169 genome contains the following:
- the lpdA gene encoding dihydrolipoyl dehydrogenase produces MKQMQAVVIGAGPAGYEAALQLGRAGVKTLLIEKNKEQIGGVCLNEGCIPTKNYLQCAEFATKASLFSDYGLQMESKGLDIHRLLNKTQSLKNELRSGVVWLLEQAGVEIFYGSASFIDPYHIDVSGETIGFERCIVATGSQTKEAENLPLDGRRIISSREVFEMQSLPSSITIVGGGPIGCEFATFFSTFGTEVTMIVRGPQLLSKEDEDVSKALLRSFKKRSIQVFTSADILGVQVNNERVELLLKTENEERITCETLLCAIGRVPRTKELKLENAAIRQDEKGFVEVNEAFQTSQKHIYAVGDCIDTPGYAHTAYAEGKIAAHNIITGQTVINTHVSPSAIFSDPQIASCGLNEKEAKKQGYAFDVKKVFFKANAKAKIAGDDSGFIKLIACSQTNEVLGACIVGMQATELIHQLLLAVEKKLTVKELSALIHVHPTLSEIISQL; encoded by the coding sequence ATGAAACAGATGCAAGCGGTAGTCATCGGAGCAGGGCCTGCGGGATATGAAGCAGCCTTGCAGCTTGGTAGAGCAGGAGTGAAAACGTTGCTTATAGAGAAAAACAAAGAGCAGATCGGCGGCGTATGCCTCAATGAAGGATGTATTCCGACCAAAAACTATTTGCAATGTGCGGAGTTTGCCACAAAAGCTTCGCTTTTTAGTGATTACGGATTACAAATGGAATCTAAAGGATTAGACATACACCGGCTTTTAAACAAAACCCAATCGCTAAAAAACGAGCTTCGCTCGGGGGTAGTGTGGCTGCTAGAACAAGCCGGCGTAGAGATCTTTTACGGAAGCGCATCTTTTATAGATCCGTATCATATCGATGTTTCAGGAGAAACGATAGGCTTTGAGCGGTGTATTGTCGCAACAGGTTCGCAGACCAAAGAAGCAGAGAATCTTCCTTTGGACGGCAGGCGTATTATCTCCAGCAGGGAGGTGTTCGAGATGCAATCGCTTCCTTCGTCTATCACAATTGTCGGAGGCGGACCGATCGGATGCGAGTTTGCTACATTTTTTAGTACGTTTGGCACAGAAGTAACGATGATTGTGCGAGGGCCTCAGCTGCTTTCCAAAGAAGACGAAGATGTATCAAAAGCGCTTTTGCGTTCTTTTAAAAAGCGTTCCATTCAAGTGTTTACTTCGGCGGATATTTTAGGCGTGCAGGTAAACAATGAAAGGGTTGAATTGCTGCTTAAGACAGAAAACGAAGAGCGGATAACATGCGAAACACTCTTGTGTGCCATCGGAAGAGTGCCCCGCACTAAGGAGTTAAAACTTGAAAATGCCGCTATCAGGCAAGATGAAAAGGGGTTTGTCGAGGTAAACGAGGCATTTCAGACAAGCCAAAAACATATTTATGCCGTCGGAGATTGTATTGATACGCCGGGCTATGCGCATACAGCTTACGCCGAAGGAAAGATCGCAGCACATAATATTATTACAGGTCAAACTGTCATCAATACGCATGTTTCTCCTTCCGCGATTTTTTCAGATCCGCAAATTGCTTCTTGTGGGCTAAACGAGAAAGAAGCCAAAAAGCAAGGTTATGCTTTTGACGTGAAAAAAGTTTTTTTTAAAGCAAACGCTAAAGCAAAAATTGCAGGAGATGATTCGGGGTTTATAAAACTAATTGCGTGTTCTCAAACCAATGAAGTGCTAGGGGCCTGCATTGTCGGAATGCAGGCAACAGAGCTTATTCATCAGCTGCTATTGGCTGTTGAGAAAAAGCTAACTGTTAAAGAGCTTTCTGCGCTTATTCATGTGCATCCCACTCTTTCGGAGATAATATCCCAGCTTTAA